One Azospirillum sp. TSA2s genomic region harbors:
- a CDS encoding YqaA family protein: MLRSLYTRLQRLSARDDAVWWMSAISFAESSFFPLPPDVMLVPMCLEKPKRLWFYTNICAFASLLGGLLGYALGFYLFESVGRMIIDFYNAQESFHHFQEMFTEFGPWFLILKGVTPIPYKLLTITAGFAHLDLTVFILCSIVARFSRFYMIAILLHFYGPQVQHIIEKRLMLVATVLLVVVVGGLLSFKFV, encoded by the coding sequence ATGTTGCGTTCCCTTTACACGCGCCTCCAGCGCCTGTCCGCCCGCGACGATGCCGTCTGGTGGATGTCGGCGATCTCCTTCGCCGAAAGCTCCTTCTTCCCATTGCCGCCGGACGTGATGCTGGTGCCGATGTGCCTGGAGAAGCCGAAGCGACTCTGGTTCTACACCAACATCTGCGCCTTCGCGTCGCTTCTGGGCGGCCTGCTGGGCTACGCGCTGGGCTTTTATCTGTTCGAAAGCGTCGGGCGGATGATCATCGACTTCTACAATGCGCAGGAGTCGTTCCATCATTTCCAGGAGATGTTCACCGAGTTCGGCCCCTGGTTCCTGATCCTGAAGGGGGTGACGCCGATCCCCTACAAGCTGCTGACGATCACCGCCGGATTCGCCCATCTGGATCTGACGGTCTTCATCCTCTGTTCGATCGTCGCACGCTTCTCCCGATTCTACATGATCGCCATCCTGCTGCATTTCTACGGACCGCAGGTTCAGCACATCATCGAGAAGCGGTTGATGCTGGTGGCCACCGTCCTTCTGGTCGTCGTGGTCGGCGGCCTGCTCAGCTTCAAGTTCGTCTGA
- the rplQ gene encoding 50S ribosomal protein L17 yields MRHGVSGRKFSKTSSHRKAMFSNMANAVIKHEQITTTLPKAKDLRPIVDKLITLGKKGGLANRRLAFAQLRDNDTVTKLFTVLADRYKDRQGGYSRVLKAGFRYGDAADMAVFELVDRDVSAKGQDSGPTQDAVEAEAETAE; encoded by the coding sequence ATGCGTCACGGCGTTTCGGGACGTAAGTTCAGCAAGACCAGCAGCCACCGCAAGGCCATGTTCTCGAACATGGCGAACGCGGTGATCAAGCACGAGCAGATCACCACCACCCTGCCGAAGGCGAAGGACCTGCGTCCGATCGTCGACAAGCTGATCACGCTCGGCAAGAAGGGTGGCCTGGCCAACCGTCGTCTGGCCTTCGCGCAGCTGCGCGACAACGACACGGTCACCAAGCTGTTCACGGTGCTGGCCGACCGCTACAAGGATCGCCAGGGTGGCTACAGCCGCGTCCTGAAGGCCGGCTTCCGCTATGGCGACGCCGCCGACATGGCCGTGTTCGAGCTGGTCGACCGCGACGTCTCCGCCAAGGGCCAGGATTCGGGCCCGACGCAGGATGCCGTCGAGGCCGAAGCCGAGACCGCCGAGTGA
- a CDS encoding DNA-directed RNA polymerase subunit alpha has protein sequence MLQKNWQELIKPSKLDIQPGDDADRFATVVAEPLERGFGLTLGNALRRILLSSLQGAAVTSIHIDGVLHEFSSIPGVREDVTDIVLNIKTMGLRMGGDGPKRMRLRAEGPGEVKAGMIETGPDIQVMDPELVICTLDNGARLNMELTVETGKGYVPASQNRPEDAPIGLIPIDALFSPVRKVSYKVDNARVGQVTDYDRLSMTVETNGSVKPDDAVALAARILQDQLQLFINFEEPTHAVSEEKHEEVPFNKNLLRKVDELELSVRSANCLKNDNIVYIGDLVQKTEAEMLRTPNFGRKSLNEIKEVLSQMGLHLGMEIPNWPPENIEELAKRLEEPY, from the coding sequence GTGCTTCAGAAGAACTGGCAGGAACTGATTAAGCCGAGCAAGCTGGACATCCAGCCCGGTGACGACGCCGACCGTTTCGCGACGGTGGTCGCCGAACCGCTGGAACGCGGCTTCGGTCTGACCCTGGGCAACGCCCTGCGCCGCATCCTGCTCTCCTCGCTGCAGGGTGCCGCCGTCACCTCGATCCACATCGACGGCGTGCTGCACGAGTTCTCGTCCATCCCCGGCGTCCGCGAGGACGTGACCGACATCGTCCTGAACATCAAGACGATGGGTCTGCGCATGGGCGGCGACGGCCCGAAGCGCATGCGCCTGCGCGCCGAAGGCCCGGGCGAGGTCAAGGCCGGCATGATCGAGACCGGTCCCGACATCCAGGTCATGGATCCGGAACTGGTCATCTGCACGCTGGACAACGGCGCGCGGCTGAACATGGAACTGACGGTCGAGACCGGCAAGGGCTACGTCCCGGCCAGCCAGAACCGTCCGGAAGACGCGCCCATCGGCCTGATTCCGATCGACGCCCTGTTCTCCCCGGTCCGCAAGGTGTCCTACAAGGTCGACAATGCCCGCGTCGGGCAGGTCACCGACTATGACCGCCTGTCGATGACGGTGGAGACCAACGGTTCGGTCAAGCCGGACGACGCGGTGGCACTCGCCGCCCGCATCCTGCAGGACCAGCTGCAGCTGTTCATCAATTTCGAGGAGCCGACTCACGCCGTCTCCGAGGAGAAGCACGAGGAGGTTCCGTTCAACAAGAACCTGCTCCGCAAGGTGGACGAACTGGAACTGTCGGTCCGTTCGGCCAACTGCCTCAAGAACGACAACATCGTCTACATCGGCGATCTGGTGCAGAAGACGGAAGCGGAAATGCTCCGCACCCCGAACTTCGGCCGCAAGTCGCTGAACGAGATCAAGGAAGTGCTGTCCCAGATGGGCCTGCACCTCGGTATGGAAATCCCGAACTGGCCGCCGGAGAACATCGAAGAGCTGGCCAAGCGTCTGGAAGAGCCGTACTAA
- the rpsK gene encoding 30S ribosomal protein S11, translating to MAKPSAASQRLRRRERKNITAGVAHVNASFNNTMITITDAQGNTIAWSSSGTMGFKGSRKSTPYAAQVAAEDAGRKAQEHGMKTLEVEVKGPGSGRESALRALQSIGFQITSIRDVTPIPHNGVRPPKKRRV from the coding sequence ATGGCCAAGCCCTCCGCTGCTTCTCAGCGCCTGCGTCGCCGCGAGCGCAAGAACATCACCGCCGGCGTCGCTCACGTGAACGCCTCGTTCAACAACACGATGATCACCATCACCGACGCGCAGGGCAACACCATTGCCTGGTCGTCGTCGGGCACCATGGGCTTCAAGGGTTCGCGCAAGTCGACGCCCTACGCCGCCCAGGTCGCTGCCGAGGACGCCGGCCGCAAGGCCCAGGAACACGGCATGAAGACCCTGGAAGTCGAAGTGAAGGGTCCGGGTTCGGGGCGTGAGTCCGCCCTGCGCGCCCTGCAGTCGATCGGCTTCCAGATCACGTCGATCCGCGACGTCACGCCGATCCCGCACAACGGCGTTCGCCCGCCGAAGAAGCGTCGCGTCTGA
- the rpsM gene encoding 30S ribosomal protein S13, which yields MARIAGVNIPAQKRVEIGLTYIHGIGPFKAKEICAKLEIPAERRVNELTDDEVLKIRETIDADYRVEGDLRREVAMNIKRLMDLGCYRGLRHRKGLPVRGQRTHTNARTRKGPAKPIAGKKK from the coding sequence GTGGCGCGTATCGCTGGCGTCAACATCCCCGCGCAGAAGCGCGTGGAGATCGGGTTGACCTACATCCATGGCATCGGCCCCTTCAAGGCCAAGGAAATCTGCGCGAAGCTGGAAATCCCGGCCGAGCGTCGCGTGAACGAGCTGACGGACGACGAAGTCCTGAAGATCCGCGAGACCATCGACGCCGACTACCGCGTCGAGGGCGATCTTCGTCGTGAAGTCGCCATGAACATCAAGCGTCTGATGGACCTGGGCTGCTACCGTGGCCTGCGTCACCGCAAGGGCCTGCCGGTCCGCGGCCAGCGCACCCACACGAACGCCCGCACCCGCAAGGGTCCGGCCAAGCCGATCGCCGGCAAGAAGAAGTAA
- a CDS encoding tetratricopeptide repeat protein, whose protein sequence is MRLDSLFQALHSATDAAYAESVEEHIWDFWLEHPDPVMVRDMRAGVLSLNGDDYESALHAFDAVIARDPSYAEGWNKRAAAHYMLGDYRAAMLDLRHALSLEPRHFGALVELGLVYLALGDEKPALRAFDAALKINPHLSRVRIEADAIRHRIAGTDL, encoded by the coding sequence ATGCGTCTCGACAGTCTTTTCCAGGCTTTGCACAGCGCCACCGACGCCGCCTATGCCGAATCGGTGGAGGAGCATATCTGGGACTTCTGGCTGGAACATCCCGACCCGGTGATGGTACGCGACATGCGCGCCGGGGTGCTCAGCCTGAACGGCGACGATTACGAGTCGGCGCTGCACGCCTTCGACGCGGTGATCGCCCGCGACCCGTCCTATGCCGAAGGATGGAACAAGCGCGCCGCCGCCCATTACATGCTGGGCGACTATCGCGCCGCCATGCTGGACCTCCGCCATGCCCTGTCGCTCGAACCCCGTCATTTTGGGGCGCTGGTCGAGTTGGGCCTCGTCTATCTGGCGCTGGGCGACGAAAAGCCGGCGCTGCGGGCGTTCGATGCGGCGCTGAAGATCAACCCGCATCTCAGCCGCGTCCGAATCGAGGCCGACGCGATCCGTCATCGGATTGCGGGCACCGACCTCTAG
- the fusA gene encoding elongation factor G: MPRQTPLSDIRNIGIIAHVDAGKTTTTERILYYTGRKHTIIDVHETKDLKTSTTTDYMEQEQKRGITIQSAAVSAFWRDKKINVIDTPGHVDFTIEVNRSLRVLDGAVVVFDGVAGVEPQSETNWRLADNYNVPRICYVNKMDRSGANFQRCVSMIRQRLNARPVCIQVPLGSEDNFRGMVDLVEMKAYVWFSDDKDAKWETWEITDDLAAKLNLTVKEDLDNVASIPALRAELVDTALEQDDAAMEAYLESGEEPSADVLRACLRKGTITSAFTPVLCGSSYKNKGVCQVLDAVVDLLPAPTDVEAIKTVDEDGNPNGERLSSDEAPFSALAFKVLNDTYGSMTFIRVYSGVLTKGMSILNSTRGKREKIGRMVEMFAKEANPIEEARAGDIIALVSLQETETGDTLCDAAHPVILERMRFPDPVISVSVEPKTKGEQEKFSIALGKMVRADPSLRLETDRETGQTILRGMGELHLEVTLDRMRTEFGVEGNMGKPQVAYRETITKPVEYTYTHKKQTGGSGQFAEVKIIFEPQERGAGFSFKDETVGGSVPREYVPSVGKGLEMQKEDGVLAGYPTVDFSARLVDGKYHDVDSNALTFEIAAKACFREALPKAGPILLEPVMKVEIVTPEDYLGDVIGDVNRRRGTVLGQLERGSNIAVEANVPLNEMFGYIGQLRGMTSGRASYTMEFSHYEPVPRNVTDEIVAGRNKAA, encoded by the coding sequence ATGCCGCGCCAAACGCCACTGTCTGACATTCGGAACATCGGCATCATCGCCCACGTCGACGCGGGCAAGACGACGACCACCGAACGTATTCTGTACTACACCGGTCGCAAGCACACGATCATCGACGTCCACGAGACGAAGGATCTGAAGACGTCGACCACGACCGACTATATGGAGCAGGAGCAGAAGCGCGGCATCACCATTCAGTCCGCCGCGGTTTCGGCCTTCTGGCGCGACAAGAAGATCAACGTCATCGACACCCCCGGCCACGTCGACTTCACCATCGAGGTGAACCGTTCGCTGCGTGTCCTCGACGGTGCGGTCGTGGTGTTCGACGGCGTCGCCGGCGTGGAGCCGCAGTCGGAGACCAACTGGCGTCTGGCGGACAACTACAACGTTCCGCGCATCTGCTACGTCAACAAGATGGATCGCTCGGGCGCCAACTTCCAGCGCTGCGTCAGCATGATCCGTCAGCGCCTGAACGCCCGTCCGGTCTGCATCCAGGTTCCGCTCGGCTCGGAAGACAACTTCCGCGGCATGGTCGACCTCGTCGAGATGAAGGCCTATGTCTGGTTCTCGGACGACAAGGACGCCAAGTGGGAGACCTGGGAGATCACCGACGATCTCGCGGCCAAGCTCAACCTGACCGTCAAGGAAGACCTGGACAACGTCGCCAGCATTCCGGCTCTGCGCGCCGAACTCGTCGACACTGCCCTGGAGCAGGACGACGCGGCGATGGAAGCCTACCTGGAGTCGGGTGAGGAGCCGTCGGCCGACGTGCTGCGCGCCTGCCTGCGCAAGGGCACCATCACCAGCGCCTTCACCCCGGTCCTCTGCGGCTCGTCCTACAAGAACAAGGGCGTCTGCCAGGTTCTGGACGCGGTCGTCGATCTGCTGCCGGCCCCGACCGACGTCGAGGCGATCAAGACGGTGGACGAAGACGGCAACCCGAACGGCGAGCGTCTCAGCTCCGACGAAGCGCCCTTCTCGGCGCTGGCCTTCAAGGTGCTGAACGATACCTACGGCTCGATGACCTTCATCCGCGTCTATTCGGGCGTGCTGACGAAGGGCATGTCGATCCTGAACTCGACCCGCGGCAAGCGCGAGAAGATCGGCCGCATGGTCGAGATGTTCGCGAAGGAAGCCAACCCGATCGAGGAAGCCCGCGCCGGCGACATCATCGCGCTCGTCTCCCTGCAGGAGACCGAGACCGGTGATACGCTGTGCGACGCCGCCCACCCGGTCATCCTGGAGCGCATGCGCTTCCCCGACCCCGTCATCAGCGTCTCGGTCGAGCCGAAGACCAAGGGCGAGCAGGAGAAGTTCTCGATCGCTCTCGGCAAGATGGTCCGCGCCGATCCGTCGCTCCGCCTGGAGACCGACCGTGAAACCGGCCAGACCATCCTGCGCGGCATGGGCGAGCTGCACCTGGAAGTGACGCTGGACCGCATGCGCACGGAGTTCGGCGTGGAAGGCAACATGGGCAAGCCCCAGGTCGCCTACCGCGAGACGATCACCAAGCCGGTCGAATACACCTACACCCACAAGAAGCAGACCGGTGGTTCGGGCCAGTTCGCCGAAGTGAAGATCATCTTCGAGCCGCAGGAGCGTGGCGCCGGCTTCAGCTTCAAGGACGAGACGGTCGGCGGTTCGGTTCCGCGCGAATACGTTCCGTCGGTCGGCAAGGGTCTGGAGATGCAGAAGGAAGACGGCGTCCTCGCCGGCTACCCGACTGTGGACTTCAGCGCCCGCCTGGTGGACGGCAAGTACCACGACGTCGACTCGAACGCCCTGACGTTCGAAATCGCCGCCAAGGCTTGCTTCCGTGAGGCTCTGCCGAAGGCCGGCCCGATCCTGCTGGAGCCGGTGATGAAGGTCGAGATCGTCACGCCGGAGGATTACCTGGGCGACGTCATCGGCGACGTGAACCGTCGTCGCGGCACCGTCCTGGGCCAGCTGGAGCGTGGTTCGAACATCGCCGTCGAGGCCAATGTCCCGCTGAACGAAATGTTCGGCTACATCGGCCAGCTGCGCGGCATGACCTCGGGCCGTGCCTCCTACACGATGGAGTTCAGCCACTACGAGCCGGTGCCGCGCAACGTCACCGACGAAATCGTGGCCGGCCGCAACAAGGCCGCCTGA
- a CDS encoding RidA family protein, protein MSIQRFHTGPRMSQMVVHKDTVYLAGQVADEPTPDVERQTAQILAQIDALLAEAGSDKSKLLSATIYLVDIASFGAMNKAWEAWVDPANPPARATVEAKLAAPEYLVEIQVTAAK, encoded by the coding sequence ATGTCGATCCAGCGCTTCCACACCGGACCGCGCATGAGCCAGATGGTTGTCCACAAGGACACGGTCTATCTCGCCGGTCAGGTCGCCGACGAGCCGACGCCCGACGTCGAGCGTCAGACTGCCCAGATCCTGGCCCAGATCGACGCCTTGCTGGCGGAAGCGGGCAGCGACAAGAGCAAGCTGCTGTCGGCCACGATCTATCTGGTGGACATCGCCAGCTTCGGCGCGATGAACAAGGCTTGGGAGGCCTGGGTCGATCCGGCCAATCCGCCGGCCCGCGCCACGGTGGAAGCCAAGCTGGCCGCTCCTGAGTATCTCGTTGAAATTCAGGTCACCGCTGCTAAATAA
- a CDS encoding serine protease, translated as MVAAALALVVSVVASGAHAERPLLPGVGPGDRRAPVDATAEPWNSIVRVQTNLAGRCTGALVGRHTVVTAGHCLFNPRTRRFLQASSLHVLFGYDRGEFTRHVTVARVATDPAYDPASATPKVAADWAVLTLSQHAPESVPPLPLSAGQLPPGTPVMLGGYSQDRAQILMADSDCHLLGESAGLLVHDCDATRGTSGGPLLVRTPRANGEGWSVAGVGVAAGVGPAVRNFAVPSARFAALLAKDGAAGQP; from the coding sequence ATGGTCGCAGCCGCGCTTGCTCTCGTGGTGTCGGTCGTCGCCTCCGGCGCCCATGCGGAACGGCCGCTGCTTCCCGGTGTCGGGCCTGGGGACCGGCGGGCGCCGGTGGATGCGACCGCGGAGCCTTGGAACAGTATCGTCCGGGTGCAGACCAATCTGGCTGGCCGCTGCACCGGGGCGCTGGTCGGCCGGCACACGGTGGTGACCGCCGGCCATTGCCTGTTCAACCCGCGCACGCGGCGCTTCCTGCAGGCGTCCTCCCTGCATGTCCTGTTCGGTTATGACCGGGGGGAGTTCACCCGCCATGTCACGGTGGCGCGCGTCGCGACCGACCCGGCCTATGATCCCGCATCAGCGACTCCCAAGGTCGCCGCCGACTGGGCGGTGCTGACCCTGTCTCAGCACGCGCCGGAGTCGGTTCCTCCGCTGCCCCTCAGCGCCGGACAACTGCCGCCGGGAACGCCGGTGATGCTCGGCGGATACAGCCAGGACCGGGCGCAGATCCTGATGGCCGACAGCGATTGTCATCTTCTGGGGGAAAGCGCCGGCCTGCTGGTGCACGATTGCGACGCCACGCGCGGAACCAGCGGTGGGCCGCTGCTGGTGCGGACACCCAGGGCGAACGGAGAGGGCTGGTCGGTCGCCGGCGTCGGCGTTGCCGCCGGGGTCGGCCCGGCCGTGCGCAATTTTGCAGTCCCGTCCGCGCGTTTCGCCGCACTTTTGGCGAAGGATGGCGCTGCGGGTCAGCCCTGA
- a CDS encoding DNA topoisomerase encodes MATLIITEKSSQAKDLRAALGDRYGRILPAEGHLLRLAEPDEVDPAWKRWSPTLLKPDGLFPTRPDQGGNKAAKLQAITAALRACDEVILATDCDREGQLIGQEILEHVGYRGKVRRALFTAQDPKTLRDAFAALKPNDSMRPLYEAAVARQQADQIYNLSLTRTATKTLLAPGARGVIGIGRVKTPTLAIVCLRELEIRNFKPEDYFEIVATATVAEGSFLMRHAPAPKDRIKDRAAAEAIARAADNHRGPLTVTVEEKRQAPPKLYDLPSLQKTCGQRWGWTADRTLAVAQELYDGEGKKLITYPRAEARYLSENQIADAPAIVGALTRLRGFAHLDIARPVIRKGKSGHFCDKALEGVSHHAVIPNVNVLDDLESRLVRLTDDEKRLFALICRSYLAAVMPDYEYRQTSVTMPVPVPSAGGGKPVTFRAVGRIPLKLGWKAAFGSAESDDRFGGKPEEEAEQTLPPLTDGELATLSDPKVEAKRTQAPPRYNEGTLVDAMQNAWRFVEDPALRDRLKEAKGIGTPATRAEVIKGLRKQNLLGADGKWLVPTPAGLHLFETLRAAAPTLVDPGTTALWEMKLDEVVTGRADFRHVIDAIASEADRLIGALIGQRGATLDLGLPAVKVRFARRGAAGRSTTTRGGAAVSGDVAKPARRRTRKVAAPAEGDAAAPKPRRTRKTKGASSAPPAAAAAESAPAEASPIPESRRRREPTERMVAFARSLADRKGIALPDPCLRDFDQCRSFLDQHAR; translated from the coding sequence ATGGCGACGCTGATCATCACCGAAAAATCCAGCCAGGCGAAGGACCTGCGCGCGGCCCTGGGCGACCGCTACGGCCGCATCCTGCCGGCCGAGGGCCATTTGCTGCGGCTTGCCGAGCCGGATGAGGTCGACCCCGCCTGGAAGCGCTGGTCGCCGACGCTGCTGAAACCCGACGGGCTCTTTCCCACCCGGCCCGACCAGGGCGGCAACAAGGCCGCGAAGCTGCAGGCGATCACCGCCGCGCTGCGCGCCTGCGACGAGGTGATCCTCGCCACCGACTGCGACCGCGAGGGCCAGCTGATCGGCCAGGAGATCCTGGAGCATGTCGGCTATCGCGGCAAGGTGCGGCGCGCGCTTTTCACAGCGCAGGACCCGAAGACCCTGCGCGATGCCTTCGCCGCGCTGAAGCCCAACGACTCCATGCGACCGCTCTACGAGGCGGCAGTGGCGCGCCAGCAGGCCGACCAGATCTACAACCTGTCGCTGACCCGCACGGCGACCAAGACCCTGCTGGCACCCGGCGCCCGCGGCGTCATCGGCATCGGCCGGGTCAAGACGCCGACACTGGCCATCGTGTGCCTGCGCGAGCTTGAGATCCGCAACTTCAAGCCCGAGGATTATTTCGAGATCGTGGCGACTGCCACCGTGGCGGAGGGCAGCTTCCTGATGCGCCACGCCCCGGCGCCGAAGGACCGCATCAAGGACCGCGCCGCCGCCGAGGCCATCGCCCGCGCCGCCGACAACCACCGCGGCCCGCTGACCGTCACGGTGGAGGAGAAGCGGCAGGCGCCACCCAAGCTGTACGACCTGCCCTCGCTGCAGAAGACCTGCGGCCAGCGCTGGGGTTGGACCGCCGACCGTACGCTGGCGGTGGCGCAGGAACTGTATGACGGTGAGGGCAAGAAGCTCATCACCTATCCGCGCGCCGAGGCGCGCTACCTGTCGGAGAACCAGATCGCCGACGCGCCGGCCATCGTCGGGGCACTGACCAGGCTGCGCGGCTTCGCCCATCTCGACATCGCCCGGCCGGTGATCCGCAAGGGCAAATCCGGCCATTTCTGCGACAAGGCGTTGGAAGGCGTGTCGCACCATGCGGTGATCCCCAACGTCAATGTGCTGGACGATCTGGAGTCGCGGCTGGTCCGGTTGACCGACGACGAGAAGCGGCTGTTCGCGCTGATATGCCGCTCCTATCTGGCCGCGGTGATGCCGGATTACGAGTATCGCCAGACCAGCGTGACCATGCCGGTTCCGGTGCCATCGGCTGGAGGTGGCAAACCGGTCACCTTCCGCGCCGTCGGCCGCATCCCGCTGAAGCTGGGCTGGAAGGCCGCCTTCGGCTCCGCCGAGAGCGACGACCGCTTCGGCGGCAAGCCGGAAGAAGAGGCCGAGCAGACCCTGCCGCCGCTGACCGACGGCGAATTGGCGACCCTGAGCGATCCCAAGGTGGAGGCGAAGCGCACACAGGCGCCGCCACGCTACAACGAAGGCACGCTGGTCGACGCCATGCAGAACGCTTGGCGGTTCGTCGAGGATCCGGCTCTGCGCGACCGGCTGAAGGAGGCCAAGGGGATCGGCACCCCGGCCACCCGCGCCGAGGTGATAAAGGGTCTGCGCAAGCAGAACCTGTTGGGGGCGGACGGAAAATGGTTGGTGCCGACTCCCGCCGGCCTCCATCTGTTCGAAACACTGCGCGCCGCCGCCCCCACCCTGGTCGATCCCGGCACAACCGCGCTGTGGGAGATGAAGCTCGACGAGGTGGTGACCGGCCGCGCCGATTTCCGCCATGTGATCGACGCCATCGCCAGCGAGGCCGACCGGCTGATCGGCGCATTGATCGGACAACGCGGTGCCACGCTGGATCTCGGCTTGCCCGCCGTCAAGGTCCGATTCGCCCGGCGCGGCGCCGCGGGACGAAGCACGACGACGCGGGGCGGCGCCGCTGTGTCGGGCGATGTGGCGAAACCTGCGCGACGGCGGACCCGCAAGGTTGCGGCTCCCGCCGAGGGGGACGCGGCGGCGCCAAAGCCGCGACGCACCCGCAAGACCAAGGGAGCCAGCAGCGCCCCGCCTGCCGCCGCAGCGGCTGAGAGCGCGCCGGCAGAGGCTTCGCCCATTCCGGAGTCGCGGCGCCGTCGTGAGCCGACCGAGCGTATGGTTGCCTTCGCCCGCAGCTTGGCAGACCGCAAGGGCATCGCCCTGCCCGACCCGTGCCTGCGCGATTTCGATCAATGCCGCAGTTTTCTGGATCAGCACGCGCGCTGA
- a CDS encoding HU family DNA-binding protein, which translates to MNKNDLVAHVAEASGLSKTDATKAVDAVFDSIAESLKNGDEVRLVGFGTFAVAERPATEGRNPRTGEKIDIPASKQPKFKAGKTLKDALN; encoded by the coding sequence GTGAACAAGAACGATCTCGTGGCGCATGTTGCCGAAGCGTCCGGTCTGTCCAAGACCGACGCCACGAAGGCCGTCGACGCCGTGTTCGACAGCATCGCCGAGTCCTTGAAGAACGGCGATGAAGTCCGTCTTGTCGGCTTCGGCACCTTCGCGGTGGCTGAGCGCCCCGCGACCGAGGGCCGCAACCCGCGTACCGGCGAGAAGATCGACATCCCGGCATCCAAGCAGCCGAAGTTCAAGGCGGGCAAGACCCTCAAGGACGCTCTGAACTGA